The Prochlorococcus sp. MIT 1341 genomic interval GCAGTAATTCAACTGCGAATAATGTCTCCTATCACATTTCTCGCAGGCTTGATAGGGCTTGGGTTTGGGACCCTTAATGCGACTAACCAATTTTGGATCCCCGCGATCTCACCGTTAATGTCTAGCTTGGCAATAATTGTTGGAGTAACCTTCCTTTGGATTCGACTTGGTTCGGAAATAGCGTCTAACCAATTTGCACTTCAAGGAGGGATTGTTCTTGCTTGTGCTGCATTAACAGGTGCTCTTTTGCAATGGGTAATTCAATTACCAGGATTAATTAGCCAAGGGTTTAATGCTATGAGAGTCTCCTGGGATTGGAAATATCCTGGGGTAATGGATGTCTGGAAAGTAATGGGTCCAGCTACTCTTTCTTCCGGGATGCTCCAAATAAATGTTTTTACAGACCTCTTTTTCGCATCAGGAATTATTGGAGCAGCGGCTGGATTGAGCTATGCCACATTCATAATTCAAACACCTTTAGGCTTGATTTCGAATGCATTATTAGTACCACTTTTACCAACATTTTCAAAGCTTGCAGGTACAAAAAAAATTTTTGAGCTTAAAGAAAGAGTAAGTCAAAGCCTCATGCTATCAACTACATCAATGATTTCTCTAGGGGCTGTTTTTATTGCACTTTCCGGACCAATTGTTGCCCTAGTTTATCAACGTGGTGCATTTGATAAAGATGCCACAACTTTAGTCGCAAGCTTACTAATTGCTTATGGAATAGGAATGCCCGTATACTTAGCGAGAGATTTACTTGTAAGAGTCTTTTATTCCCTTGAAGATGCAAAAACACCTTTGTTTTTTTCAGCAATTGGCATTGGATTAAATATTTTCTTAGATTGGATATTTGTAGGAGGACCAACTCCATGGGGAAATCAATTTCCCTTTAATTTTGGTGCCATTGGACTAGTTCTTGCAACAGCAGGGGTAAACCTTTTTACCTGTACAGCACTAATAGTTAAATTACAAATACGGCTAAATGGTTTACCCCTTAAAACTTGGTGTAAAAACACTCTCAAACTATTTCTATCAGGGCTTTTGTCTGGATTCTTTGCCTGGAGTCTTAAAAGTTTTGTCGCATGGCCTGAAACAACTATTGGACTATTGCTACAAGTAATCATTTCTACGGCCACAAGTATTGTCTGTTTTGGATTAATTGGCAGCTCATTAAAAATACAAGCCGTAGAACAAATAAGGATAGAAATCAGGAATCGACTGACCCATCATTAAGCTTCACATCGCGATCATCCCGAACCCGAATAGAGAACTCACACCTGTTTCCTATCAGCTTTGTGGTTTGTGTTGAGACAATGCGTGCTTCAATCCCAAACTCTTGAAAAGCAGTTTCCATTTCTTGTATTAAAGCTTTCTCTACCTGTGCTTCAGCATCAACGACTTTCCCAATGAGCCGCTCGCCCAAGCGACCTATCCGACGTCGAACGACATCTCTAGCATTGGTGACTTCAATTAAAAGCACATGTCTCCAACAATTATCTGCACCCTATCTAGAGAAGGGGGCAATAAGGTCAATCAAATCATGAACCTGACTTGAAGGTATTAATTCTCCTAGTGGTAGTTGGCTT includes:
- a CDS encoding cytochrome-c oxidase; this translates as MLLIEVTNARDVVRRRIGRLGERLIGKVVDAEAQVEKALIQEMETAFQEFGIEARIVSTQTTKLIGNRCEFSIRVRDDRDVKLNDGSVDS
- the murJ gene encoding murein biosynthesis integral membrane protein MurJ, which produces MAKSLKRISLIVTLGTLLSKAGGLARQLVIAAAFGVGAAYEAFNYAYIIPGFLLVILGGINGPFHSAMVSVLSKRPKNESPKILTRLNTLISTLLGFFTLIILVFADPLIHLVGPGLSTDLHEIAVIQLRIMSPITFLAGLIGLGFGTLNATNQFWIPAISPLMSSLAIIVGVTFLWIRLGSEIASNQFALQGGIVLACAALTGALLQWVIQLPGLISQGFNAMRVSWDWKYPGVMDVWKVMGPATLSSGMLQINVFTDLFFASGIIGAAAGLSYATFIIQTPLGLISNALLVPLLPTFSKLAGTKKIFELKERVSQSLMLSTTSMISLGAVFIALSGPIVALVYQRGAFDKDATTLVASLLIAYGIGMPVYLARDLLVRVFYSLEDAKTPLFFSAIGIGLNIFLDWIFVGGPTPWGNQFPFNFGAIGLVLATAGVNLFTCTALIVKLQIRLNGLPLKTWCKNTLKLFLSGLLSGFFAWSLKSFVAWPETTIGLLLQVIISTATSIVCFGLIGSSLKIQAVEQIRIEIRNRLTHH